The genomic window CACCGCCCAGTGGCCGTCGGTGGCGACCAGATGCTTGGTACGCGCGGCCATCTTGGGATCCTTGACCATGGCTTCCAAACTGCCCCGACCGTCGTTGCGATTGGGGTCCAGTGGAACCACGCCCGCCCCCACCATGTTCGATTGGCCGGCCAATATGAAAACTTTTAAGGGGCCCTGGGCCGGCTGTTCAGCTGGCGAATCCGCAAACGTTTTCAATGAAGCTGTGAAGACAGTGAGCAATGCCACCATCATGGCCAGTCGAGTTTTCAGTCCAGTCATAAGGTGTGCCTTAAAATCAGTGGGGAAGCCAAGGTCGCTTTTCGCTCCGCGAAAATTGCGAAGGGGAAACATCTCTTCTCACAATTTTCGCGGAGCGAAAAGCGACCATTTTCTTCACCCTCCTTTTCAAGGAGCGGCGAGCCTTAGCGAGGGGCGGTTCTTATGATTTTTGCAGCGGCGCGGTCGCCCTCTCCTCGCTGACGCTCGACTCTCCCAGAGGGAGAGTGAAGTGAATCCATCAATATAGACGGGCGGTCGCTTGCTTGCGGTGCGGAAGACGCACGCGAAAAAGTAATTTTGGGCCGTCGCGTTTTCTGCTAAACTAGCACTCCCCGCCACCTTTCCCCCCTCTCATGGAAAATCCGCCTGATGCGGAATCAACCGCCCCACCGCCTGCTGCTGACCTTCCTCCTGCTGATCTGTGGGGCTGGGCTGTCGGTCCACGGTGCGGTGGCCGCCGAGACCGGTGCGTTTTCCACAGTGGTTGCCCCGGCCCTGAGAACGCACTGCGCCAAATGCCATGGCGCCGACGGCGAACGCGAAGGCGACGTGGACGTATTGGCCCTGCACCGCGACAACATCGCTGACGATCTGGATTTGGTGCAGCGTCTGATCGATGTGCTGGACCTGGAAGAGATGCCTCCGGAAGACGAACCTCCGCTCGATGCGTCGTTGCGGCAGCAATTGATCACGGAGCTGAAGGCGATTTTGCACGCTTCGCTGGAGACGCAGAAAACCTATCCACACACGCCGATCCGGCGGATGAATCGTTTTCAGTACAATAATGCGGTGACCGACCTGCTGGATTTGAAGTGCATCGTGTTCACGTTGCCCGAGCGGATGATGCGCGAGCACAATGGATACTTCCAACCGGCTTCCGGCAAGATGGCTGACGTGGTGACCGTGGGCAGTCGGCCGCTGGGCAAGTCGCAGATGATCGAACGACGATTGGCTGGGGTGGCCGCGTTTCCCCAGGATCTGCGCGCCGAACACGGATTCGATAATCAGGCCGACCATTTGTCCTTGTCGCCGCTGTTGATGGAAGCCTTCCTGAATCTGGGCCAGTCGATCGTCGAAAGTCCGGATTTTACACCGAAGAATGTTGGCATCTGGCAGACGTTTTTCGCACCGCCGGATCAGGGCTCCGAACGAGACGCCGAAGTGCAGCGGAGAATGGAGTCGTTTTTGACGCGTGCCTTCCGGCGGCCGGTCGAAGCGGACGTGTTGGCTCGCTACGTCGGTTATGTAAGCCGCCAATTGGATGCGGGCGTGGCATTTGAAGACGCCATGAAGTCCGTGGTGGCGGCGACGCTGGCTTCGCCCAAGTTCCTCTATCTGTACGACACGCAGAGTGAGGACGGCGAGGGTGCTCAGCCCGTGGACGACTTTGAACTCGCTTCCCGGCTGTCCTTCTTTCTGTGGGGAAGCCTGCCCGATCAACCGCTGCTGGAATTGGCTGCGACGGGTGAGTTGCATCAGCCGGAGGTGCTGGCCGCGCAGTTCGAACGGATGATGAAGAACCGCAAACTGAAACGGTTCTGCGACAGCTTTCCCGCCCAGTGGTTGCAACTGGAACGGATCATTTCTTCGGTGCCCGATCGCAAGCAGTTTCCAGACTTTTACTTTCTCAAATACCGCGACAGCATGCACATGATGCTGGAGCCGCTGTTGCTGTTTGAAACCGTGTTGATTGAAGACCAACCGATAACCCAGCTGATCGATCCGGATTTCACGTATCGTTCGCCGCTGTTGGAGAATGCCTACGGCGAACTGGCCACCGAAGCGGGCCGCCGTGGCGGCGCGGTGACGGTACTCAAATTCCGCCGTTTGCCGGTCACCGATCGTCGCATTGGTGGCGTGATCACCAACGCCGCCGTGATGACCATGACGTCCGGTCCCGAACGCACCCAGCCGATCACACGCGGGGCCTGGCTGGCCGGTGTGATCTTTAATAATCCGCCCGAACCGCCGCCGGCCGACGTGCCGCCGTTGGCAGAGAAACCGGCCGAAGGCGAAGAGCACCTGACGCTCCGCGAGCGGCTTTCCATGCATCGCCAAAGAGCGGACTGCATGGGCTGTCATGAACAGATCGATCCGCTGGGCTTTGCACTGGAAAACTTTAATCCCATTGGCGTGTGGCGTGACAAATACGACAACGGTCGCGAGGTCGATATGGCGGGCACGCTGTTTCGCAAACATGAATTCGAAGACGTGATCGAATTTAAAGATGCCCTGTTAGCCGAAAAAGATCGCTTCACGCGGGCTCTGGCCGGACACCTGCTGTCCTTTGCGCTCGGTCGCAGGCTCGGTGCCGCCGATCAAATCTCGCTCGACGAAATCACCGCCGCGACCGCGGCCGATGGTTACAAGATGCAAACCTTGCTGCGGCAAGTGGTTCTCAGCGAGCCCTTTCAAACCAAATCGATTCCCGCACCCGCAAACGACTGAGCGGCTATGTTTCCCAGCACACGACGAACCTTTTTGCGTGGCCTCGGCGGCACTGCCTTGGCCTTGCCCTGGATGCCCAGCCTGCACGCGGCCGGTTCAGCGACTCAGGTGCCCATGCGGATGGCTCATTTTTATGTGCCCATCGGAGTGGTGCGGCGCGGCTTCTTCCCCGGCGAAGCGGACGACGTGATCCCCAAGGGCAACCTCGGCAACGTGATGAAGTCGCTGGGCAAACAGGATCCCTTCGGCAGCGTTAAACCGCTGCGTGACTTGACGCCCACGATGCAACCGCTGGATGGATTCAAAGACAAGATCAATCTGATCACCGGCATGGATCGCACTTTCCAGCAAGGCACCGACGTGCACGCCCAGTGCGCCTCGTGTTACCTCAGCAGCGCCGTGCCCTATACGATCGAGGGCACCGCCTGGCCGCTGGACCGCACGCTGGATCATCTGGTCGCCGACCACGTGGGCACCGAGACGCCGTTTTCGACTTTGGAATTCAGCTGTAACAGCCACCGCGACAACAAAGAATCGATTTACTTCGACAATATTTCCTGGTACGGCACCGGTCATTTGGCGCCCTCGATTCGCGATCCACGCAAGATGTATCGTCGATTGTTCTCGACGCAGGAAATCGATCGCTACCGTGACATCACCGACCTGGTGCTGGAAGACGCCCGCTCGCTGAAGAAAGACTTAGGCTACACCGATCGCCACAAGTTCGCGGAATATTTTGATTCCATTCGCACTATCGAAACGCAGATGGATCGCTTGGAAAATATGAAAACGGAACTGTCTCAGGTGAAACTGGACGAACCGCCCGAAGCTTACATGCCTCGCGGCGAGTACATTCGGCTGATGGGCGACCTGATGGTCGTGGCCCTGCAGACCGGATTAACCAATGTGGCGACCTTTATGGTGGGCCCCGAACGCTGGGATACGCCCTATAAATTCGAGGGCTTGTTCGACACGCCGCGCAGCCATCATCAGATGTCCCACAATCAAACCAAGATGATCGACGATCTGTTGAAGGTGGACCGCTTCCACATGCAGCAATACGTGTATCTGCTGGAGAAGATGGACGCGATCGAACAAGCCGACGGAACCACGCTGCTGGACAATACGTTGTTTACCTATGGTTCCGGCTTGGGAGACGGTTCGACACACCAATACAACGATCTACCGATCATCGTCGCCGGTGGCGGGCGGCGGGTCAAATCCGGTCAACACATCAACATGCCCGAGGGCACCCCGCTGGCAAATCTGTGGTTAACACAAGCCCAAATGATGGGCGTGCCGATGCAACGCTTTGCCGACAGTACCGGCACGGTCAAGCCGCTGCTGGCGTAGCGGTGCGCGGGCGGCAAAACCGCTGGACTCCAGCGGTTTATTCGGTTTGCTCTTCTTCGACGCTTAGGTGGATCGTTTGCACGCGTTGGCGAAACAGGCTGACCGGGTTTTGCATGACGGCCAACACGCGGTTGCCGCTGATCACGCGGGGCACCGTGAAGGTGGCCATGTCGATGCGGTAGTAATCCTTGTCCAGCCCCGCCGAGGTAAACGCTCCGCGACGTTGACCCGTATGACGGTCGATGATTCGCTTGCCATATTCGACCAGCCAGCCGTGTCCGTTTTCCAGAAACTGCAATCGATAGCGATTCGGATATTTGACGCTGCGGTGACCGCTCCACGGCGTCACGGTGGGAAAGAACGCCGTGATCGCTCCTGATTCCCAGTGGTAGTTCACCAGATACATGTTGCCGATCTCACCCACCACGGCGGCGAATTCTTTGCCGTCCGGCGAAAACCCAAGCTCAGCGGGCATGAGTCGCCCTCGCGAACCGGCGGGCTGCCGTTCGCGAGCCGGTAATTTGGGCAACGGATTGCGGCCGACTAATTGCTCGTTCGCTGCGTCCCATACCAACAATTCGAATTGATCCGAAAACGCGGCCACGTATCGGCCTCCCGGACTGGCTGCGTACACGCCATAGGGAATCTTCACGCCCGGCATGCTCTGCGAATCAACGGGATTGTTTGAACCCGGCCAACGAAAGGCGAAGCGATCGGGACCGCTGCCACCGTAGCTGTACGAGTTGCGGTGCAGGATGGGAAATACGGCCGTGGGGTGCCCGGAGGTGACCAGCATGGTCGACAGATCGATGATGCTGACGCCCGGTCGGGGCGCCGCCTCCGTGGCGTGGATTTTGGCAACATTTTCAAAGCCGCGGGGAAACACCACGTCGCCGTGGTAGCCCGTTCGGTCGCGCATCATGATCTCGCAGCGGACGTCTTCGCGAAAAAAATTCAGCGGTTCCGTTGTCGGGTCGGCTTGAACTTTCCACAATGCGGGCGGTTCGTGTTCCGGCACCACCGACGTCTCGGGAATGTCGTCCCAGTGTTTCCAGGCCAGCGGACGCAGTGAAACGGGCAATTCGAATTCATTCAAGAACGCATCGCGGAACATCTGACGTGCGAAATCGGCCACCGCGATCGGCAAGCTACTGAAGTGATCGCCGAGCACAAACCGCGTGTTCAAATGGGGGGATGATGGGGTGATCAAGTTCTCGCACAACGGATCGGCCAGCCCCAGGTAGGCATAATGCGAGCGCTTCATCGACGCGACGTTGTCAAGCAGGGTTCGCAATTGGTAGTCCCTCGGATTCTCCGATGCAAACGGCGGTGCGGGGTTCCAATCGCGAAGGTGAGATGGGCGATAGAGGCCGCCGCAACTGCCACTGAAACGAATCGGAACGTCGGCGTCGGCCAAAGACAACAAGGCCGATATTCCACCGCCAGCGCTGTGTCCAAACGTGTAAATATGCTCGCCATCGATCTCGGGCTGCTTCGCCAACCAGCGGACCGCGGCCAGAGCGTCGTCGACCTCACCCCAGAACAGTTCGAAGTGACCGGGGTTGCCGTTCTCGCCGCGCAGGCTGGGCAGCATCACCGCAAAACCAGCATCCAGGAAAGGACGCACCTGTTCGAGGTCCGACGCGCCTAACTCGTGCCCCGAATGAAAGTACACCACTGCAGGTCGTGTGATCGCTTCACGCTTAACCTCCGCATCATCCGGCATCACCAGCCACGCGTATAGGCGAAGCGTTTCTCCAGTGGAATCGCGCGAAGTGTATTCGACCGCGCGAACACCCTCGGGAGCGTAGGTCGGCTGGGTGAAGGGATGCGTTACCGGCGGAGTATCAAAAACCTGCGGCGCTTCCGCTCGCCGTTCCATCCACGATGGCGGGGCGACCGGAGTGGGGGCGGGGGGCGAAGGGGGTGGTGAGGTGGTGGGTTTGCAGCCCAGCAGCAGACAGGCGGCTAGGCAGGCGATGGAGAGGTAGCTCAGTGCGGCCCACGCTCTGGCGAGCGTAGCTACGGAGTAGAGAATATGTCCAGCGAATCGGTGGCCAGCGAATCGAGCAGGCATCAGCTTTTGCGTCCTAGCTTTTCTTGCAGGTAATCGGACGTCAGATGTTTCAACACGTCCAGCGGTTCGCAACTGTTGTCGTCGCCGTAGTCGATGTCGACCGGACCAATCGCTTGGGCGGCGGCGATGGCGGCTTGGTTGAGTTGTTGGTTGCGTTTGCCGATGCCCATCAGCGCGGACAGCATCGACTCACGCACCCACATCGGCTCGTCGTGGATCGTGTTGCGAATCAAGTCGATCCGCTCCAGCAGAAACGCATCGTCCATGCCCTTGGGCTTTTTCTTGGAGAGTTCGTACAGCAGGCCATATCCACAGCGTCGCCGAACCTCGTCGTCGCTGGCCATCCAGTCGTAAGCCAGTTCAAAAGCGAAAGGCGTTTTGGCCAGCGTGGCATCACAGGAAGCGAATACGTGGGACAGCATGCCGCCTCCCAAGCCGCTATCGACCTGTTGTTCGGCCTGCTCGCGCGTCATCTTCTTGGGTTCATCGATCAACAGGCCGATAACCTTGGCGTCGTAGATGTTGCTCTTCCACAGCGACTGCGCCAGTTTGTGGTCGCGACCGATCTGCTTAGCGAGTTTCCGCAGACGGGTCAGCCCGATGCCAAAACTTTTTAGTTTGCTGCCGGTCTTGTTCCAGTTTGCGATCCCACGCTCGTCCGCATTGTCTTTCAACAACGCGATCACTTCGGTTTTGGTCATCGCCATGAGGGAATCCTTGTCGTGGGCACAGGTCGTTTTTATCAATGCTTTGTTTAGCTTGGATGATACAATCTACGGCAAAACAAACGATCCACAATTATGCGAAAAGTACAAGCCTGATGAAAATCCTCTACGATTATCGCGACCGGCGGCCAAGACGATCGTCTCTCCAAATCGTTGCTTGGGGGCTGGGGCTGGCGATGATTCTAGTCTCGTCCGAATCCCAGGTGGCCGCCGCCGATCCACCAGTGGCTGAATCCTCGGCTGAGGCGGCCGAGCCCAGCGTGGCGGAATCCAGCAAGCACAAGAAACGTCGGCGTCAGCGGGCGGCGAGAAAACGCAACGGTCGGCCTGCTCGATCGGCTCGGCCAGCTCAGGCCGAAGAGCAAGTTCCGCATCCGTCCGAACCCGTTTATGGTCGGTTGCAATTAATTGGTTCGTTTTCCTTGGAACTAGGCGGCACCAACGTCGTTCATGGTGAAGGAAGTATGACGATCGAACTGGATCGAGCTACCGTGGAAAAATTGGCCGAGGGGATGGAGCAAAACCTGGATAAGGCCGTACCAGTTCTCTCGAATTGGTTACAGATCATCGAGGCACTCCCGCAAACGCTCGAGTCGACCAGCCAGATCCTCAAACGGCTTGCCGATCCACAAGCCCAACAGCAACTTCGTCAAGTAGAGCAGATGCTGCGTCTGTTGCCGCAACCCGAAAGCTAAGTAGCATGGGCCCCTGCCCCGTGACTTGAGAAAAGTTCTTCACACGGGCCAGGGCCCCATGCTACTTAGGGAGCGTCCTCAAATAAGTTACCGAATCGAATTGTAGCGGCAGGGCGCAAGCCCTCCGGTATTGCGGCACCGGACGGCTTGCGCCGTTCCGCTAAGAATTGTAGCGGCAGGGCGCGAGCCCTCCGGTATGTCGGCACCAGACGGCTTGCGCCGTTCCGCTAAGAATTGTAGCGGCAGGGCGCGAGCCCGTCCGGTATTGCGGCACCGGACGGCTTGCGCCGTTCCGCTAAGAATGGTAGCGGCAGGGCGCAAGCCCTCCGGTATTGCGGCACCAGACGGCTTGCGCCGTTCCGCTAAGATGTTGTCGGCACCGGACGGTCCCTTAGTACTTGCCGTTGGTTCCGAACATTTGCTGTTTGGATGGGCGTGGTCGAACGCGGACGCTGTGGTCGGGTTCTCCCGTGACGCGATCAAATTCGTCAGGGGTGCGGCGCGTGGGAATGTAGTCCTGCGTTTGCTTCGTCCACTCCGCAAGAGCTGCCTGCAATCGTTCACGCACGGAACGGTAGGCCGCGTCGTCGATCAGGTTGTTCAGCTCGCCGGGATCTCGCTGCAAGTCATACAGTTCCCACTCGGGACGCGGTGCCAAGAAACAGGTCTGCTGGTGGAGCGGCAGCTTGTTCTGTTTGTATAGCCGCAGCATGTTTTGCCAACTCAGCCCTCGACCGGCGTCGGCAGACGGAGTCGACGGCAGGTCGATGTAATCGTTGCGGATCAGTTTGTATTGCTGGGTGGCGACGCTGCGAGCGTGGTCTTCGTAGTCATGCCAGTGGTCTTCGGCAAATGCAAACTCGCGGTGCGCCAGCGTCGGTTGCCGCAACACATGGGCAAAGCTGTGGCCTTCGCAGGGAAAGTCGTTTGCCTTCGCTTCGCCACCATGAGCTAATTCCAAAAACGTTGGAGCGATATCGACCGCGCTGACCAACGCATCGGTGGAAACACCCGCGGTGACTTGCCCTGGCCAGCGGATGATCCAAGGCGTGCGAATTCCGCCGTCGTACAAGGTCGTTTTGTCACGTGGGAAGGGACGTCCGTTGTCGCTGATGAATAGAATCAGCGTGTTGTCATCGACGCCCTGCTGTTTCAATTTCGCCAGGACTTTGCCAACATAAGTGTCCAAACGACCGATCTCGTCGTAATACAGTCGCAGGTCCTCGCGCACGTCGGGGGTATCCGGCAGATGCGGCGGCACGATCACGTCGGTGAGCGAATGGGGCGGATCGAGGGCGCCGGGGGTGTATTCGCGATGCGGATCGAGTGCGGCCAACCACATGAAAAACGGCCGGTCCTTCGGTCGGTCATCGAACGCTCGTTCCCAGTCTTCACAGCCGCTGGGCTGGGCAGCGATCATTTTGGGCGGTTCACCATCGGTGCCTGAAGGCAACACAAATCCGGCGGTGGAGGCTTCGTAGATGCGGTCGAAATGATCCCGTACCGCGTCGCCTAAATGCCACTTGCCGGCGGCGGCCGTGTAATAACCGGCTTTACCAAGTTCCTGTGCGAATGTCCGACTGCCGACAGGCAACGGCCAGTGCAATTGTTCAGCGCCGGTGTTGTGAGGGTATTTGCCCGTCAACAAGCTGGAACGTGAGGGGCTGCAGGAGTTGGTCGTCAAATAGGCGTGCTTAAACCGCAAGCCCTCTTTAGCCAGTCGATCAATGTTGGGCGTGCGGATGGCGGGATGCCCATAGGCGCCGCAGTCATCCCAGTTCATGTCGTCGGCGATGATCAGGACAAGATTGGGCGGTGGCAGCCGATCCGCGGCCTCGCTGGTTCCCAGTGGGAAGCAGGACCACAGCAGGGACAGGAAGAAGAACCGAAAGGCTGAATTTCGAATGAACATTGGCGATGTCACTTCCACGTCGGCGGACGGACCCAACCCGTAGCCGAAGTCGCCAGACTTTGGATGGCAGGGCGAAAGGTCCAAACTCTGGCGAGTTCGGCTACGGGGTGCGGGGATAAGCGTCCGAACTCTGGCGAGTTCGGCTACGGGGTGGTTGGGGAATACTAATACACACCGCGAATATGGGCTTTAATCGACGATGCATATAATGCGGCGAGTTGTTGATGCGTTTGGTCGCTCAATCGGTCCAGATCCGAGACCGCGGTGTTGTCCGCCACCTGAGATGGCTTGGACGCTCCGGTAATCACGGTGGTCACTGCCGGATGATCCAAAATCCATCGCTGGGAAAACTGAGCCATTGTCATGCCGGTCGGAACCCGGGTTTTGATCTGGTCGGCCAGAGCCACCCCTGTTTCGAAGGGTAGTCCGGCAAAGGTTTCGCCGACGTTAAACGCATCGCCATTGCGATTGTAGTTACGGTGGTCGTCGTCGGCGAATGTGGTCTCGGTCGTGAACTTTCCCGCCAGCAGTCCGCTGGCCAGCGGCAACCGCACAATAATGCCCACGCCGCGGGCCAGGGCTTGATCAAACAGGGCCGTGATCGGCTTCTGGCGAAAGATATTAAAAATGATCTGCAGCGAAGTCAGTTCGGGTTGGTCGAGGATGCCGACGGCTTCGTCCATCGACTCCACGCTGGCCCCAAAAGTTTTGATCAGCCCGTCGCGTTTGAATTCACGCAGCCAGTCGAAGATGTCTCCGGCGGCCATGACTTCCGACGGCACACAGTGCAGTTGCACCAAGTCCAAGCTGTCGACGCCCAAGCGTTCGATCGAGTCGCTGATATGTCGCTTGAGAAGTTCTTCCGTGTAGGGGCCCGGGTAGTTTTGCCGCCCCACTTTGGTAGCCACGAAAATTTCGTCACGATGCTGTGGAATGAAACGGCCGATCAGCTGTTCGCTGCGGCCGCTGCCGTACACATCGGCGGTGTCAAAAAATGTGACGCCGTGTTCCCAAGCGGTTTCCAGAATCTGCATCGCTTGCGGTTCACTGACGTGGCCCCAATCGGCGCCCAGTTGCCAACAGCCCAGACCGATTTCAGAAACTGATCGACCGCTATTTCCCAGTGTTCTCGTCTTCATCTTGGCTTTCAATCAGGCACGTGCAGGGTTCGATAAGATTCCAGGAAATCGTACTCGGTTTTATGTCAATCAGCCAGACGACGCGGCTTCACGTGGCATCCTCATTCGCTGTGTGACGACCAAGCTTGGAGCGCTGCTTCCAGTTCTGGATATGCAAATACGAACCCCTGCTGCGGCAAACGTTCGGAGACGACATAGCGGCCATACAACGCCAGTTCCGGGTCGGTACGCAGCAGGTACGGGGCGCCGAACCGCACCATCCACTCAAACGCCGGTAATCCGATCGGCATGCCAACGGCGCGGCGCAGTGTTCGCATGAATTCGATTTGTGAAACCGGGTGAGGCGAGGAAGCAATGTAAACACCTGTCATGGATTCGTTCTCGATCGCATCGGCAATCAACCGGTTCAGGTCGGTTTCGTGGATCCAACTCATGCCCTGGGTTCCGCTACCCACGCGACCGCCCAGCCCAAACCTTGCCAACCTACCCAGCGTGGCCATCGCCCCGCCGCCGGCGCCGCGGTCGCGCCCGATCACAAAACTGGTCCGCATCACCACGCCACGCTGATCGGGCAGCTTGCTTTCGGTAAAGGCCTGTTCCCAAGCTCGACCGATCTGCGGAGCGAAGCCAAACCCCAACTCGGAGTTTTCCGTACAAACCAAACGCGGCGGATCGCCATAAATGTGTGCCGTACTCATTTGTACCCACACCGGCGGAGGCGAAGCGACGTTCCGCATGGCGGCGCCCAATACCCGCGTCGCTTCCACACGCGAGCGGAGGATTTCGTCTTGATGATCGGGAGTCTTGATGCAGTTGACGGAGCGCCCGGCTAGGTTGATCACCGCGTCGGCTCCGTCGAGCGTTTCGACCCAGTTGCCCGCTGAACCGGTTTTTGCGGTAGAAGTTTCCAAGCTGCGGGCGTCCCAGATATGATGTGTCCAGTTTCCCACGACTATCGGCACGGATCGAGACAGCACCGAAACGCTCGCACCAGCAGCAGCCAGAAACCGAGCCATCGAAACGCCCAGAAAACCGCTGCCGCCAGCGATCACGATCTGCTTTCCCTGCAAGTTTAACATGGTGTTGTGGGGGTCCGGCGGTCCAAGGTTTTGTGTGTGGTTGTGTGTTTGTGTGTATAGCGTGTTTTGCTGGGGCCCTAACCGTAATCACCGCGGAGAGACAACAGGGGGGTAAGGCTCCTGGGGATTTTTGAAGGATCTGACAAAGGTGGATTGCGAAGCCGCATTAAAAACGCGAGCGGCGGACCAATGTTAGCCCGCGATTGTTTATTCTTATGCCAAACCGGCAACTCCCTGATATCGACATCCCACCCGATCGGACAACATGCTCACAACGACTTGCTCGCCCAATCCGAATCCCCACCTCCCCGTAGCCGAAGTCGCCCGACTTTGGACAGCGACCGCCCTCCTCTTCGTCTTCGTTTGCTTCGCCCACGCCACCCCCGCATTCACCGCGGACGTCGTCGGTCCGCTGTTGGGCACGGTGGAATCGACCACGGCGCACATTTTGTATCGCCCGGCCGCTGAACCCTCGTCGCTAGAACTGTCCGTGATTTTGCCCGCCGGTGAAGTGGTCAAAACGGTTACCGCTCGCGGCACCGCCGACAACGATTTCGTCGCCAAGTTCGCCATCGCCGGGCTCCAACCCAACACTCAGTATCGATACCAAATCGATTCACTTGATAACGGCGAGACATTAATCCAAGCCGATGAATCGCACACCTTCACCACCGCCAACGCCAAACGTACGGGGCACTCAGTGACGGTGGGGTTTGTTTCCTGCGTCGACATCGAACCCAACGGGATGTGGAAGGATATGCAGCAACTGGGCGTCGACGCCCTGTGCCTGATGGGCGACACGCCGTACATCGACAAAACCGAATTGGAATTTGTCCGCGGCAGGCATCGCAGTCTATTGCAGCTGCCGGACTTGGCCGCCTTGGCACGCCATACGTCGGTGGTAGGCACTTGGGACGACCATGACTTTGGCTTGAACAACGGCAACGGACGCAACGTGATGCAGGGCAAGCCGCACACGCGGCAAGCGTTTGTCGAATACCGGGCTCATAACCAGTACGGTACCGGCCGCGAAGGTGTGTACCACAA from Roseimaritima ulvae includes these protein-coding regions:
- a CDS encoding DUF1592 domain-containing protein: MRNQPPHRLLLTFLLLICGAGLSVHGAVAAETGAFSTVVAPALRTHCAKCHGADGEREGDVDVLALHRDNIADDLDLVQRLIDVLDLEEMPPEDEPPLDASLRQQLITELKAILHASLETQKTYPHTPIRRMNRFQYNNAVTDLLDLKCIVFTLPERMMREHNGYFQPASGKMADVVTVGSRPLGKSQMIERRLAGVAAFPQDLRAEHGFDNQADHLSLSPLLMEAFLNLGQSIVESPDFTPKNVGIWQTFFAPPDQGSERDAEVQRRMESFLTRAFRRPVEADVLARYVGYVSRQLDAGVAFEDAMKSVVAATLASPKFLYLYDTQSEDGEGAQPVDDFELASRLSFFLWGSLPDQPLLELAATGELHQPEVLAAQFERMMKNRKLKRFCDSFPAQWLQLERIISSVPDRKQFPDFYFLKYRDSMHMMLEPLLLFETVLIEDQPITQLIDPDFTYRSPLLENAYGELATEAGRRGGAVTVLKFRRLPVTDRRIGGVITNAAVMTMTSGPERTQPITRGAWLAGVIFNNPPEPPPADVPPLAEKPAEGEEHLTLRERLSMHRQRADCMGCHEQIDPLGFALENFNPIGVWRDKYDNGREVDMAGTLFRKHEFEDVIEFKDALLAEKDRFTRALAGHLLSFALGRRLGAADQISLDEITAATAADGYKMQTLLRQVVLSEPFQTKSIPAPAND
- a CDS encoding DUF1552 domain-containing protein, with the translated sequence MFPSTRRTFLRGLGGTALALPWMPSLHAAGSATQVPMRMAHFYVPIGVVRRGFFPGEADDVIPKGNLGNVMKSLGKQDPFGSVKPLRDLTPTMQPLDGFKDKINLITGMDRTFQQGTDVHAQCASCYLSSAVPYTIEGTAWPLDRTLDHLVADHVGTETPFSTLEFSCNSHRDNKESIYFDNISWYGTGHLAPSIRDPRKMYRRLFSTQEIDRYRDITDLVLEDARSLKKDLGYTDRHKFAEYFDSIRTIETQMDRLENMKTELSQVKLDEPPEAYMPRGEYIRLMGDLMVVALQTGLTNVATFMVGPERWDTPYKFEGLFDTPRSHHQMSHNQTKMIDDLLKVDRFHMQQYVYLLEKMDAIEQADGTTLLDNTLFTYGSGLGDGSTHQYNDLPIIVAGGGRRVKSGQHINMPEGTPLANLWLTQAQMMGVPMQRFADSTGTVKPLLA
- a CDS encoding alpha/beta hydrolase family protein, coding for MPARFAGHRFAGHILYSVATLARAWAALSYLSIACLAACLLLGCKPTTSPPPSPPAPTPVAPPSWMERRAEAPQVFDTPPVTHPFTQPTYAPEGVRAVEYTSRDSTGETLRLYAWLVMPDDAEVKREAITRPAVVYFHSGHELGASDLEQVRPFLDAGFAVMLPSLRGENGNPGHFELFWGEVDDALAAVRWLAKQPEIDGEHIYTFGHSAGGGISALLSLADADVPIRFSGSCGGLYRPSHLRDWNPAPPFASENPRDYQLRTLLDNVASMKRSHYAYLGLADPLCENLITPSSPHLNTRFVLGDHFSSLPIAVADFARQMFRDAFLNEFELPVSLRPLAWKHWDDIPETSVVPEHEPPALWKVQADPTTEPLNFFREDVRCEIMMRDRTGYHGDVVFPRGFENVAKIHATEAAPRPGVSIIDLSTMLVTSGHPTAVFPILHRNSYSYGGSGPDRFAFRWPGSNNPVDSQSMPGVKIPYGVYAASPGGRYVAAFSDQFELLVWDAANEQLVGRNPLPKLPARERQPAGSRGRLMPAELGFSPDGKEFAAVVGEIGNMYLVNYHWESGAITAFFPTVTPWSGHRSVKYPNRYRLQFLENGHGWLVEYGKRIIDRHTGQRRGAFTSAGLDKDYYRIDMATFTVPRVISGNRVLAVMQNPVSLFRQRVQTIHLSVEEEQTE
- a CDS encoding DNA alkylation repair protein, whose product is MAMTKTEVIALLKDNADERGIANWNKTGSKLKSFGIGLTRLRKLAKQIGRDHKLAQSLWKSNIYDAKVIGLLIDEPKKMTREQAEQQVDSGLGGGMLSHVFASCDATLAKTPFAFELAYDWMASDDEVRRRCGYGLLYELSKKKPKGMDDAFLLERIDLIRNTIHDEPMWVRESMLSALMGIGKRNQQLNQAAIAAAQAIGPVDIDYGDDNSCEPLDVLKHLTSDYLQEKLGRKS
- a CDS encoding sulfatase family protein yields the protein MFIRNSAFRFFFLSLLWSCFPLGTSEAADRLPPPNLVLIIADDMNWDDCGAYGHPAIRTPNIDRLAKEGLRFKHAYLTTNSCSPSRSSLLTGKYPHNTGAEQLHWPLPVGSRTFAQELGKAGYYTAAAGKWHLGDAVRDHFDRIYEASTAGFVLPSGTDGEPPKMIAAQPSGCEDWERAFDDRPKDRPFFMWLAALDPHREYTPGALDPPHSLTDVIVPPHLPDTPDVREDLRLYYDEIGRLDTYVGKVLAKLKQQGVDDNTLILFISDNGRPFPRDKTTLYDGGIRTPWIIRWPGQVTAGVSTDALVSAVDIAPTFLELAHGGEAKANDFPCEGHSFAHVLRQPTLAHREFAFAEDHWHDYEDHARSVATQQYKLIRNDYIDLPSTPSADAGRGLSWQNMLRLYKQNKLPLHQQTCFLAPRPEWELYDLQRDPGELNNLIDDAAYRSVRERLQAALAEWTKQTQDYIPTRRTPDEFDRVTGEPDHSVRVRPRPSKQQMFGTNGKY
- a CDS encoding aldo/keto reductase, with translation MKTRTLGNSGRSVSEIGLGCWQLGADWGHVSEPQAMQILETAWEHGVTFFDTADVYGSGRSEQLIGRFIPQHRDEIFVATKVGRQNYPGPYTEELLKRHISDSIERLGVDSLDLVQLHCVPSEVMAAGDIFDWLREFKRDGLIKTFGASVESMDEAVGILDQPELTSLQIIFNIFRQKPITALFDQALARGVGIIVRLPLASGLLAGKFTTETTFADDDHRNYNRNGDAFNVGETFAGLPFETGVALADQIKTRVPTGMTMAQFSQRWILDHPAVTTVITGASKPSQVADNTAVSDLDRLSDQTHQQLAALYASSIKAHIRGVY